Genomic window (Pseudovibrio brasiliensis):
CCGCCATCACCAGATAAGTCGCGCCCATAAGAGCAAGCTGTGGGTCGGGAAGGGAGGCCTTGTCGATGAACTGCGGAAAGAAAGCTGCCATGAACAGCAGGGACTTGGGGTTGGAGAGGCCAACCAGAAAACCGATTTTCAAGTGCTTACGCCCATGACTCTCAATTTTGTCAAGCCGCCCGGCACGCAGCCAGCTGGAGATGCCAAGAAAGATCAGGTAGGCAGCACCGCCCAACTGAATGATCTCAAATGCATCAGGGTACGTGCGAACCACCCAGGAAAGGCCCAGAATAACGGCAAGAATTTGCACCGCCTGAGCGATGGTCATACCGGCCATAACAATCAACCCGGTTGCAGTGCCTTCTCGTGTCGATTTCGCCAGTATCATCATTATGTTGGGGCCGGGAATAGCAAGCAGTATGAAGGTTGCAGCAATAAACCCAAGATAAAGGCTGATAGTCATCATCTGGATCCAATACCCGACGCGATGTTCCTGAAGGCAGCTGTCGCAG
Coding sequences:
- a CDS encoding LysE family translocator, with product MLGASPSSSLLCDSCLQEHRVGYWIQMMTISLYLGFIAATFILLAIPGPNIMMILAKSTREGTATGLIVMAGMTIAQAVQILAVILGLSWVVRTYPDAFEIIQLGGAAYLIFLGISSWLRAGRLDKIESHGRKHLKIGFLVGLSNPKSLLFMAAFFPQFIDKASLPDPQLALMGATYLVMAVLIDGLIAILGGYWRNWMSAPSAKFRLDRVSGAVLVCAGLVLAFLH